In Carya illinoinensis cultivar Pawnee chromosome 9, C.illinoinensisPawnee_v1, whole genome shotgun sequence, the following are encoded in one genomic region:
- the LOC122274997 gene encoding accelerated cell death 11, with amino-acid sequence MADLDNYKPLRNISEAFKELAATVDGQTADVEVAPFSRACSLISPLFGCLGIAFKFAEIDYVAKVKDLAEASNSIGSLQALLEQDIAANTVKKAGSHSRNLLRVKRGLDMVRILFEQMLATEGNSLKDPASKAYAQVFAPHHGWAIRKAVAAGMYALPTKPQLLKKLNEEEESARIQMQSYIATSAPLILYIDNLFLARELGVDW; translated from the exons ATGGCGGACCTAGACAACTACAAGCCTCTTAGGAATATATCGGAGGCCTTCAAGGAGCTCGCGGCCACTGTCGATGGCCAGACCGCAGACGTCGAGGTCGCGCCTTTCTCTCGCGCGTGCTCTCTCATCTCGCCTCTCTTTGGCTGCTTGGGTATCGCCTTTAAGTTTGCCGAGATAGACTACGTCGCAAAG GTTAAGGATCTTGCAGAGGCGTCGAATTCGATTGGGAGCTTGCAGGCTTTGCTTGAACAAGATATTGCAGCAAACACAGTAAAGAAAGCCGGTAGTCATTCGAGAAACCTCTTGAGAGTGAAACGTGGGCTCGATATGGTCAGGATACTGTTTGAGCAGATGCTAGCTACAGA AGGGAATTCCCTGAAGGATCCAGCTTCCAAGGCTTATGCACAGGTATTTGCTCCCCACCATGGGTGGGCCATCAGGAAGGCCGTTGCTGCAGGGATGTATGCCCTTCCTACAAAGCCACAGCTACTGAAGAAGCTCAATGAAGAAG AGGAGTCTGCAAGGATCCAAATGCAAAGTTACATCGCTACATCAGCTCCTTTGATCCTGTACATCGACAATCTTTTCCTTGCAAGAGAACTGGGTGTAGATTGGTGA